The window TTTACTTGCGTTGTAGGCTGCCGCTCCAGGAATCGCTTTAATGGCTAGAGTTGAGCTAACGTTGATGACAGAACCACGACCTGACTTAGCCAAAAGATCAACCATACCTTTTGTGAGCATCACGGGGGCCAGGGCGTTGATATCGAAATTTTGCTGCCACTGACTAACGGTCAACTCACGCAGTGGTTGGCCGCCGAAATAGCCGGCGTTATTGACGAGCACATCTAGCCGTCCTACGGCAACAACTTCGGCGATCACCCGCTGGCGATCCGTCTCAAGACTTAGATCGGCAGCGATCAGATGCGTCTTTGCCGTCCCTAGTTGCGCTACTGCGGCCTCAGTCCGCTCTAATTTGGCACGGTCACGACCTACCAAGATCAATGTCGCTACACCGCTGTGTGCCATAGCTTGTGCCGTTGCCGCACCTATACCTGAGCCAGCACCGGTGATCAGCGCTGTGTAGCCACCTAGACTGAAGGGGGTCTGCATCATGACTGCCGCCGTTTACGGACACGGTTGCTCGCAGTCTCGTGCAATACGATTTCCTCGAGCACGACGTGAGGCGCCTCTTTTTTTAGGACCGCTTCAATACGTTGCCAAATTTTATCAGCAAACACCTCGGTCGTTGGGATAGCTCCCTTCATCCATGCCACATCGACGTTGAGATTCTTGTGATCGACATCAGCAATGACCTTCTCCTTAACAACCTCCTTGAGCTGCCGCAGATTCATGATCATACCCGTCTCATGGTCGAGGGGGCCAGTAACGCTGACCTCAAGAGTGTAATTGTGCCCGTGACCAGCGGGATTCGAGCAGAGACCAAAAACGGCCCGATTGTGCTCTTCGTCCCAATCCGGTCGGTAGAGTCGATGCCCACTACAAAACTCAAAAGCACGCGTGATAGTCATCATGTAAATCAGTCTCTCTTTCTCACGCTAGGCGTGATGAGCAGCCAGGGCTAGACCTTGTCGAATCAACCACTGTTTATCGGCCGCAGCTGTGGCTACCAGCCCACTCAAAAGCATTTCGTTAGCTGGCAAGTCTACCCCGAGCTGCCGCGCTAGCTCAATGATCTCCAAATGCAATAACCACTCATCTGGGAATTTATTGCTAAAAATTGCGGCGACCTCTTTCAACCGTGCCACAAACCTGGACGCATCGCCTTTGTTACTCACCTGATCGCGTAACTGACGTACGGCATCATAAGCTTGAAAGATTGCAATCTCATCGCTAGTAAATGGCGAGGTGCGGGCTGGACTAGATTCCGCCGTACCCACATCATGCGCGCCGTAACGCTCAGCATCGCTCGGTCCACCGGCAACGGCCGTCACCAACTCGCCAACGGCCATGTCAAAATCGCCCCATGAGGGCTCGAAATACGTATCTTCACCGCGCTTGACGGTGCAATCCTTCCACTTGATAATCACAAGATCCCCAGAGTCCCGCCGCAAAATCGAAGCTACCTGCCCAGTCACTTGAAATCCACTGGTCAGCATGAGAGTCGTATGGCTACCAACCTTGATCCCGAGCCGCTGCAAA of the Deltaproteobacteria bacterium genome contains:
- a CDS encoding SDR family oxidoreductase, which translates into the protein MMQTPFSLGGYTALITGAGSGIGAATAQAMAHSGVATLILVGRDRAKLERTEAAVAQLGTAKTHLIAADLSLETDRQRVIAEVVAVGRLDVLVNNAGYFGGQPLRELTVSQWQQNFDINALAPVMLTKGMVDLLAKSGRGSVINVSSTLAIKAIPGAAAYNASKAALGQLTRTLALELGSERIRVNAVLPAIVDTPMYRGRYPDEKSYLASVPDVDKLHPIGRMGQPEDIAWAVVFLASQAAGWITGVELPVDGGMLAT
- a CDS encoding 6-carboxytetrahydropterin synthase, whose amino-acid sequence is MMTITRAFEFCSGHRLYRPDWDEEHNRAVFGLCSNPAGHGHNYTLEVSVTGPLDHETGMIMNLRQLKEVVKEKVIADVDHKNLNVDVAWMKGAIPTTEVFADKIWQRIEAVLKKEAPHVVLEEIVLHETASNRVRKRRQS